The Loxodonta africana isolate mLoxAfr1 chromosome 23, mLoxAfr1.hap2, whole genome shotgun sequence genome has a segment encoding these proteins:
- the ARL14 gene encoding ADP-ribosylation factor-like protein 14: MGLLSSKSSKVKQAQILLLGLDSAGKSTLLYQLKLAQSVVTIPTIGFNVEMIQLEKSLLLTVWDVGGQEKMRTVWDYYCENTDGLVYVVDSADKRRLEDSRREFEHILKNEHIKNVPVILLANKQDIPGAFTAEDITRIFKVKKLCCDRNWFVQPCCAITGVGLTEGFRKLTGFVKSHVKSTGDTLAFFKQN; the protein is encoded by the coding sequence ATGGGTCTACTGAGTTCTAAAAGCTCCAAGGTCAAGCAAGCTCAGATTCTTCTCCTGGGACTCGATTCAGCAGGGAAGTCTACCCTCCTTTATCAGCTAAAGCTTGCTCAGAGTGTTGTAACCATCCCAACGATAGGTTTCAATGTGGAGATGATACAGCTGGAAAAGAGTCTTTTGCTCACTGTCTGGGACGTTGGCGGCCAGGAAAAAATGAGAACCGTTTGGGATTATTACTGTGAAAACACCGATGGGCTGGTGTACGTCGTGGACAGCGCGGACAAACGGCGGCTGGAAGACTCCAGGAGAGAGTTTGAGCACATTTTGAAGAATGAACACATTAAAAACGTGCCTGTTATCCTCTTAGCCAACAAACAAGATATCCCTGGAGCTTTCACCGCTGAGGACATCACCAGAATATTCAAAGTGAAGAAGCTCTGCTGTGACCGCAACTGGTTTGTGCAGCCCTGCTGTGCCATCACCGGGGTAGGGCTGACAGAGGGCTTCCGGAAATTAACGGGATTTGTGAAAAGCCATGTGAAATCAACAGGAGACACTTTAGCGTTCTTCAAGCAGAACTGA